CTGACCGGCCGCAAGGACGGATTCGACGGGCTGCGCAAGGAAGACGGTCTGTCCGGGTATCCGTGCCGCGCCGAGAGCCCCCACGACTGGGTGGAGTCCTCGCACGCCTCGGCGTCGCTGTCGTACGCGGACGGGCTGGCCAAGGCGTTCGCGCTGACCCGGCAGAAGCGGCATGTGGTCGCCGTCGTCGGCGACGGCGCGCTGACCGGCGGCATGTGCTGGGAGGCGTTGAACAATATCGCCGCCGGACCGGACCGGTCGGTCATCGTGGTGGTCAACGACAACGGGCGCTCCTACGCGCCGACCATCGGCGGACTCGCCGAGCGGCTCGCCGGGCTGCGCACCCAGCCCGCCTACGAGCACGCGCTCGACGCCACCAAGCGGATCGTGCAAAGCATTCCGCGCGTGGGGGATTCGGCGTATTCGATGCTGCATGCCATCAAAACCGGCATCAAGGACGCGGTCGCGCCGCAGGAGCTGTTCAGCGATCTGGGGCTGAAGTACGTGGGCCCGGTCGACGGGCACGATCCGGTGCAGTTGGAGGCGGCGCTGCGGCGCGCCAAGGACTTCGGCGGCCCGGTCATCGTGCACGCGGTGACGCAGAAGGGGCGCGGGTACAAACCGGCCGAGGAGCATCTGGCCGATCAGATGCACGCCATCAACCAGATCGATCCGGAGACCGGTGTGCCGCTGGGCGGTTCGTCCGGCATCACCTGGACCTCGGTGTTCTCCCAGGAACTCATCGCCCAGGCCGAGCAGCGTGACGACATCGTCGCCCTCACCGCCGCCATGCCGGGGCCGACCGGTCTGACACCGTTCGGGGAACGCTTCCCGGAGCGCATGTTCGACGTCGGCATCGCCGAACAGCACGCCATGACCTCGGCGGCCGGGCTGGCGCTGGGCGGGCTGCATCCGGTCGTCGCCATCTACTCCACCTTCCTCAACCGGGCCTTCGACCAACTGCTCATGGACGTGGCGCTGCTCAAACTCCCGGTCACCCTGGTGCTGGATCGTGCGGGCATCACCGGCGACGACGGCGCCTCGCACAACGGCATGTGGGATCTGTCGCTGCTGGGCATCGTGCCCGGCATCCGGGTCGCCGCCCCGCGCGACGCGGCCACGCTGCGGGAGGAATTGGGGGAGGCGCTGCACGTCAGCGACGGTCCCACCGCCATCCGCTTCCCCAAAGGCGCTGCCGTGGAGGAGATTCCGGCGGTCGAGCGCTTCGAGGGCGTGGATGTGCTGCGGCTGCCCGCGGATTCGGGCAGCGCGTCCTACTCGGTGCACGCCGACGTGCTGCTGATCGCGGTCGGCGCGTTCGCCGAGCTGGCCTTGAAGGTCGCGGATCTGCTGGCGGCCGAAGGGGTTTCGGCCACCGTCGTGGATCCGCGCTGGGTGCTGCCGGTGTCCGACGCGGTGGTCAAGATGGCCGAGAACCATCGCCTGGTGGTCACCCTCGAGGACAGCGGCCTGCACGGCGGCATCGGCTCGACGGTCTCCGCGCGGCTGCGCAGCGCGGGCGTGGACGTTCCCACCCGGGATCTCGGTGTGCCGCAACACTTCCTGGATCACGCCGCCCGCGCCAAGATCCACCAGGACCTCGGGCTCACCCCCGGTGAGGTGGCGCAGCGCGTGCACGTCTGGCTGGGCGCGTCCGACACCACCAATCAGGAGATCTCCGAGGCCATGGCCCCGGCCGCCGAGTAGTCCTCGGCCGAAGCTCGCACGGACCCGCGATCCCGGATCGCGGGTCCGTTTTCTATGCGGCGTCGACGTTCTCGCGTAGATTCTGTAACAGGTTACAGTTTCTGGTCAGGAGTTCGGATGTCGTTTGTGCTGGTCGAGAAGCCGCGTCCCCAGATCGCGCTGGTCACGTTGAACCGGCCGGAGCGAATGAACGCCATGGCGTTCGACGTCATGGTGCCGCTGCGCGAAACCCTCGAGGAGGTGGCGGCCGACAACGAGGTGCGGGTCGTGGTGCTCACCGGCGCGGGCCACGGGTTCTGCTCGGGCGCGGACCTGCAGCACGCGGGCAAGGTGCCGGGCGTGGAAGGCTTGACCCGCACCAGCATCGCGCGCCGCTCGATGACCCTGCTCGACAATGTGATGCTCACGATCAAGCGCATGCACCAGCCGGTGATCAGCGCCGTCAACGGCGCGGCCATCGGCGGCGGCTTCTGCCTGGCCATGGGCACCGACATCCGAATCGCCTCGCACGACGCGTATTTCCGCGCCGCCGGCATCAACAACGGCCTCACCTCCGCCGAACTCGGCATCAGCTACACCCTGCCCCGCGCCATCGGCTCCACCCGAGCCTTCGAGATCATGCTCACCGGCCGCGACGTCGACGCCGCCGAAGCCGAACGCATCGGCATCGTCTCCCGCCTCGTCCCCGCCGACAAACTCCTCGAGGCGGCCTACGACACCGCCGACCAGATCATCCGCTGGTCCCGAGTAGGCGGCGAACTCACCAAACGCCTCCTCTGGAATGGCCTGGAAGCCAACTCCTTCGAATCCCACATGCAAAACGAGGGCCTCGCCCAACTCTACGTCCGCCTCACCACCGACAACTTCGACGAAGCCATCCGAGCCCGCCGCGACCGCCGCCCACCCGAATTCCTCGACTGACCGAACCCCGATCCGGCTGCTGCGGAGCCGGTGCGCCCGGCGCCGATTCGGCGGGTGTGGCGGGCTGGGGCACCGGTGGCCGGGTCAGGGCTCGGGGTAGAGGGCTTCGGCTAGGCGGGGGACGGCCAGTTCGCGTTGCCAGGGGCGGGCGCCGCCGGCGGCGAGGAAGTCGTCGATGAGGGCGGGGGCGTCGCCGTTGGTGGCGGATTTGGGGAGGCCGTCCCAGCACATGCGGCGCAGCAGGTCGGGGGTGAGGAGGTTTTCGACCGGGATGGCGACCTCGGTGGAGAGGTCGGTCATGGCGGCGCGGGCGCGTTGGAGGCGCGCGGCGGCGGCCGGGTCGCGGCGTTCCCAGCGGTTGACCGGGGGCGGGCCCTCGAAGGGCTGGGTCAGCGGCGGGAGTTCGCTGTCGGGCAGGGCGCGGGCGCGTTCGACCGCGCCGAGCCATTCGCGCGAGTAGCGGCGCTGGCGGGGGCCGCCGAAGATCGGCAGCGCGCGCAGCTGGGCGATGGACTTGGGCTCGCTGGTCGCGGCGGCCACGATCGCCGAATCCGGCAGGATGCGGGCGGGCGCCACATCGCGCAGCCGGGCCAGGCGGTCGCGGGTGGTCCATAGTTCGCGCACGATGGCGAGCTGACGGGTGCGGCGCAGGGCGTGGATGCCGGAGGTGCGCCGCCAGCGATCGGCCTTCGGGCCGGACGGCTCGGCGGTGCGCACATGCTCGAATTCCTGTGCGGCCCACTCGGATTTGCCCTGCTCGGCCAGATCGGCGGCGACGGCGTCACGCAGTTCGAGCAGCAATTCCACATCGAGGGCCGCGTAGTTGAGCCAGTCGTCGGGCAGCGGGCGGGTGGACCAGTCGGCCGCGCCGTGGCCCTTCTTGAGCTCGCGGCCCAGCAGCTTCTCCACCATGGCCGCCAGCCCGACCCGCTCGTATCCGGCCAGCCGGCCGCCGAGTTCGGTGTCGAACAGCCGCGCCGGATAGAGGCCGAGCTCGGCCAGCCCGGGCAGATCCTGATCGGCGGAGTGCAGCACCCATTCCAGCCCGTTGATCGCCTCGGCGAGCGGTTCGAGATCGCCGTCGACCGGGATCGGATCGATGAGGAAGCTGCCCGCGCCCGCGCGGCGCAACTGGATCAGATAGGCGCGATTGGAGTAGCGGAACCCGGAGGCGCGTTCGGCGTCGACCGCGAGCGGTCCGGTGCCGGCGGCGAGCAGGCGCGCGGCGGCCGCCACTTCGGCGGCGGTGTCCAATACCGGCGGTACACCGTCCACTGGCGCGAGCAACGGTACCGCGGCAGTGGCTTCGGGTTCATCTGGTACGGACATGGTCTTGAACTCTACGGGTTGGGCAACGGCGAGCCGCGTCACGTCGGTGAAACGACCGGCCTTGACACTGCGTCGGGCCATTGGGAATCGTACGTGCCGGGTGTCGATTTCGTTGCAGTACAGACGTTCTCGCTGGCGAGAGGCTATTTTCCGGCAGCCTGCGCGGGATTTCGGCCCGCACGTCAGTCCGTGTTCTCGTCCCGGCGCACGTCCAGTCGGGTGACGCCCGCGGGCGGCAGTCCGGCCGCGTACGCGAGTACCTCGCAGAACGCCTCCACATGCGGTCGCATGGCGGTGTCGCCGACGGTCCAGGAGGCGCGCAGCTCCAGCTGGTGCGCGCGCGGCGGCCCGGCGATATCGCCGTAGCGCACCGAACTGGTGGCGGTGACCGTGCCGCCGAGCGCGGTGAACGGGGTGCGCGACTCGAGCGCGTCAACCAGCCAGCTCCACGCCACCTCCGGCAGCAGCGGGTCGGCGGCGAGCGCGGAGTCGATATCGGCCTGGATGTAGGCGACCAGCCGGAACACCCCGTGCCAGGCTTCCTGCCCGGCCGGATCGTGCAGCAGGATCAGCCGGCCGAACGCGTCGCCGTCGGAGTCGACGGGCACCACGGTGGTGTCGGCTCGGGTGACTTCCGCGCCCAGGGCGTAGGAGTACGGGGCCAGGCGCTGCGGCGGGCGGATCGGCGCCAATTCGATGCGGGGGTGCACGGAGGCGGTTCCCATGGCCTCGACCGCGGCGCGGAACCGGGCTGGTTCTTCGGGCTCCGGGGTCGGGGCGGCGCCGTCGCGGAAGTCGAGCGGTGTCACGAAAGGCACCGTAGACCCCCGGGGTGCCGAGCGGTGCGAGGCGCGCCGCCGGGGCCCCTTTACGATGGGCGGTGATGAGTACTCACACCCGCCGCCTGCTGACCGATGCCCCGTTCCTCGCCGCCGCCACCGGTGGCGTGCCGCATCGGCGGCCGGTGTGGTTCATGAGACAGGCCGGTCGGTCCCTTCCGGAGTATCGCGAACTGCGCGCCGGAATCGGCATGCTGGAATCGTGTTTCGACCCGGAGCTGGTGTGCGAGATCACCATGCAGCCGATCCGCCGCCACGGCGTCGACGCGGCAATCCTGTTCTCCGACATCGTCGTTCCGCTCAAGGCCGCCGGCATCGACCTCGACATCGTGGCCGGTGTCGGTCCCGTGGTGGCCAACCCGGTGCGCACCGTCGCCGACGTGCGCGCCCTGCCGCGCCTGCGCGCCGAGGAAGTGGGCGCGGTCACCGCGGGCGTGAAACTGCTGCTCGACGCGCTCGGCGACACCCCGCTGATCGGATTCGCCGGTGCCCCGTTCACTTTGGCGTCCTACCTGGTCGAGGGCGGCCCCAGCAAGAACCACGAGCGCACCAAGGCGATGATGTTCGCCGACCCGGAGACCTGGCATCAGCTGCTGGGCGTGCTCACCGACATCACCATCGAATTCCTGCGCGCGCAGATCGCCGCGGGCGTGGACGCGGTGCAGCTGTTCGACTCCTGGGCGGGCGCGCTGACGCTGGCCCAGTACCGCGAATACGTTCTGCCGCACTCGGAACGGGTGTTCACCGAGATCGCCGACGCGGGCATCCCGCGCATCCACTTCGGTGTCGGCACCGGTGAGCTGCTGGGCGCGATGGGCGAGGCGGGCGCGGACGTGGTCGGCGTGGACTGGCGAATCCCGTTGCCCGAGGCGGCGCGTCGCGTCGGCCCTGGAAAAGCGTTGCAGGGCAACCTGGATCCCGCGGTGTTGTTCGCCGGCCCCGCCGCCGTCGAGTCCGAGGTGCGCCGCATCGCCCGCGAGGCCGACGAGGCGATCACCCTGGGCGCCACGGGCCACATCTTCAACCTCGGCCACGGCGTGCTGCCCAACACCGATCCCGGCGTCATCACCGACACGGTCGCCCTCATCCACAGCCTGCCCACCCCGCTCTGAAGATATATCTCCGAAGCGAATCCACGTCTTGCGCCATGGCGTGAGGCTGCCGCTTGCGCGGGATCAATCACGTTTGTGTGTGGGGTGTTTCTGCCCGGGCGCGACTCAGGGCGGGGTCGAACCGCGAAAGCCCAGGTGAGAGTGGTTGGGGCGGGTTGTGGTCAGGGCGCACCGTGGTGGGTACCGGGCTCCGTCGAGCAGGGTCGGCGGGAGTAGGTTCGGGTGGGAGCGGCTCGTCGGCGGGTCGCCGGGTCGCGGGTGCGCTAGTCGGTGTGGTCGCGGCGAGGACTAGGTGACGAGGAGATTGGCGATGCGGGTCGCGGTTGTCGGTGGGGGCATCAGCGGGTTGGTGGCTGCCTATCGGCTGCGGCGGGCATTGGGGGAGACGGCGGAGCTGATCCTGGTCGAGCGGCGGGATCGGGTGGGCGGGATTCTGCGCACGGTCGAGATCGAGGGGGAGCCGGTCGATCTGGGGGCCGAGGCGTTCGTAGGGCGGCGGCCCGAGATTCCGGAGTTGATGCGGGAACTGGGGATCGAGGAGCAGCTGGTGCATCCGGCGGGCAAGCGGCCGCTGGTGTGGTCGGAGGGGTTCGGGCATCGGCTGCCGGAGCGGACGCTGATGGGGATTCCCGCGGCGGCGGAATCGGTTGCGGGACTGGTGGATGCGGCGACGCTGGCCATGATCGAGGCGGAGCCGAATCGGCCGCTGACGTGGGTCGCGGGCGGGGATATGTCGGTGGGGGAGCTGGTGCGGGATCGGTTCGGGGAGAAGGTGGTCCGGCGCAGTGTCGATCCGCTGCTCGGGGGAGTGTATGCGGGACTTGCCGATTCGATCGGCGTGCGGGCCGCGCTGCCGACGCTGGCCGCCGCCCTGGATCGTGGCGCGGCCAGCCTGACCCGGGCGGTGTCCGAGGCGCTGCCGCCGCCGAGCACGACGCCGGTCTTCGGCGGCCTCCGCGACGGCTACGGCGTACTGCTGGACGCCCTGCGCGCCGCCGCCGACGTCAAGTCCGAAATCGGCACTGCCGCAACCCGGCTCGCGCGGACCGCCACCGGCTGGCGGCTGGATCCGGTCGGCGAGGTGGACGCGGTGATCCTCGCGACCCCCGCCCCGGTGACCGCGGAGCTCCTGCGCGCGGTGGCCCCGGAAGCCGCCGACCTCGCCGCGGGCATCGACCTGGCCTCCTCGGCCGTGGTGGCCCTCGCCCTTCCGGCCGACACCGCCCTCCCCGACAACTCCGGCATCCTGGTCGCCACCGGTGAACCCTTGCGCGCCAAGGCCTTCACTCTGTCCAGCCGCAAATGGCCCCACCTCGCCGCCCGCGACGTGGCGTTGGTCCGAGCCTCCTTCGGCCGCTTCGGCGACCCCGCCCCCTTGTCCTGGTCCGACGACGAACTCATCGCGGCCGCCGTCGAAGACCTCTCCACCGTCACCGGCCTCGACATCCGCCCCCTCCACGCGGTGGTCCAACGCTGGCCCGGCGGCCTCCCGCAATACGCCCCCGGCCACACCGCCCGCATCGCCGACCTGCGTTCCGCCACAGCCGATCTCCCCGGCCTGGCCCTGGCCGGCTCCTATCTCGACGGCGTCGGCGTCCCCGCCTGCGCCGCCACCGGCACCAAGGCCGCCGCCGCCCTCACCGCCCAGCTGGGGTGAGGGCCGGGGACCCCGTCAGCGGGTGACGAGGTCGCTGGGGTCTGTGTTGGCGCCGCAGATGATCACTGCGACGCGTTCGCCCGGTTCGGGCACGTAGGCGCCCGACAACAGCGCGGCCAGTGCGGTGGCGGCCGCGTGTTCGACAGCGAGTCGGCGGCAGTCCCAGAGGGTTTGGCGGGCCGCGATGATCTGCTTGTCGCTCACCAGCACCGGCACGACATCCCCCGCGGCGGCCGCGGACAGGGCCATGGGGGTGACGCGGCGGGCGCCGAGCGAATCGGCGGCTACCGAGTCGACGGGCACGTCCACGGCGGTTCCGGCCTCGACGGCGGCGTGGAAGGCGCGGCAGTGTTCGGGCTCGACCGCCACCACCCGCACCCCATGTTCGTTGGCGGACACGGTGATTCCGGTGAGCAGACCGCCGCCACCGACCGCGACCACGACGGTGTCGAGCTCGGGCAGCCGCTCGACGATCTCCTCGAGCAGGGTGCCCGCCCCCGCCGCGATGTACGGATCGTCGTAGGCGTGCGAGCGCAGCGCCCCCGAGACCGCGGCGTAGCGTTCGCATTCGGCGGCCGCGTCCGCGTAGGCGTCACCGCCCGAGAGCACCTGCGCCCCCAGCGATCTCAGCCGCGCCACCTTCACCGCGGGCGCGGAATCGGGCAGGAAGACGGTGGCCGCGGAGTCCACCAGCCGGGCCGCCCAGGCGCAGGCCACGCCCGCGTTCCCGCCGGAGGCGATGGTGATCCCCACCCGGGGCAGCTGCCCCGATTCGCGCTGCGCCAGCACGAAATTCGCGGCCCCGCGCGCCTTGAAACTGCCGGTGTGCTGCATGTGCTCGAGTGCGAGCCAGACATCGCCGGCGACCGGCACGGTGTCGGCGTCCGCGCGCGCCAGCACCACCGGCCGGATGTGCCCGGAGATGCGTTCGGCGGCCGCTGTCACCTCGGCGTATGTCGGATGCACGTGTGCTTCTTTCGTATCGGTGCCGATGGCTGACCGGTGAACCCCCGCGTCCACTCTAACGTGCGGCGCTCGCCCGCGATTCGAATCACCGTGTCCGCCCTGCCCGATTCCGGGTGGCTTCGGGCGCAGTGGCACGATGGGTGTCATGGCGCGACTCGACTACAAGGCCCTCAACGACACCATCCGATACCTCATGTTCTCGGTGTTCCAGGTGGAGCCCGGCGTGCTCGGCGAGGATCGCCAGGCCGCGATCAAGGAGGCCAAGCAGTTCTTCGAGAGCCTCGAGGAGCGCGGCGTGGTGGTCCGCGGCATCTACGACGTCGCCGGCCTGCGCGCCGACGCCGACTTCATGATCTGGTGGCACGCCGAGAAGATCGAGGAACTGCAGGCCGCCTACGCCGATTTCCGGCGCGTCACCGAATTGGGTCAGATCTCCAATCCGGTGTGGAGCCAGGCTGCCCTGCATCGCCCCGCCGAGTTCAACAAGTCCCACATCCCGGCCTTCCTGGCGGGCGAGGAACCGGGCAACTACATCTGCGTCTACCCGTTCGTGCGCTCCTACGACTGGTACCTGCTGCCCGACGAGGAGCGGCGCAAGATGCTGGCCGATCACGGCAAGGAAGCGCGCGACTACCCGGACGTGCGCGCCAACACCGTGGCCTCCTTCGCCCTGGGCGACTACGAGTGGATCCTCGCTTTCGAGGCCCCCGAACTGCACCGCATCGTCGATCTCATGCGCGATCTGCGCGCCACCGAGGCGCGTCGCCATGTGCGCGAGGAGATTCCGTTCTTCACCGGCCCGCGCGTGGATGTCGAGAAGCTGATCGCCGCCCTGCCGTAGGCGTTGTCCGCCGTGCCCGCAGAATTCGGGGCATGCGCGGAAACCCGCTCGCACCATACTGTTTGCGCGACTCGATCCGTCGCGCTGCCCGAGGGGTGTAGCCACGGCGTGATGGAGTGTCGGAGCAGACCGCACAGCCGTCTACCGGCCACCCGGCCGGTAGGTGCGGCTGTGGGTCCGCCCGGGTCAGCGCGGGAACTCCGCGGCGCGCGGCCAGACGCGATGCTCGGGCAGCAGCGCGGCCAGCGCTTCGAGGCCCGCGGCGAGCGTGTCCACCGATTCCACGCCGGCCGATTTCTCGTCGATCCCGGCCGTCGTGATCGCCTCCGCGCCCGCGGGCGTGTAGGCGATGGCCTTGAGATGGCGATGCGCCTCCTGCAGCAGGAGACCCAGCCGCAGATCCGGCGCGGTCCCGGCGATCAGCAGCGCGTCGAACTCGATCGACCGGGCCGTGTCCAGGGTGCGCGAGATCGGCACCGCTGTTGCGCCGGAACCGATCTCACCGCCGGTCGGAGCGATCACCAGCGGCGTCATGGACTGCTCGGCGACGGCGGCGACGGTCGCGGCCAGCTCGCCCGGATCGGTGTCGGCGGTGGCGAAGATGCCGACGATGCGGCCGTCACACGGCCAGGTGCCGCCCAGCTGCGACAGCGCCGGCGACACCGTGACCGCCGAGCTCTCCGCCGGCTCGCCGGTGAGCGCGAGGCCCAGTCCCGCCGCGACCGTCCGCGCGAGCTCCTCGTCGATCTGCCGCAGCACGCCGATCGCGCGCTGTTTGATCGCCTTCTCGTAGCACTTGCCCAGCTCGAAGGTGTACGCCTTGGCCACGTGCTCCTGTTCGATCTCACTGAGGCTGGCGTAGAACAGCCGCGCCGAACTGAAGTGATCGTCGAAACTGGCCGCGGCCGCGCGCACCTTGGTGCCCTTGACGACCTCGGGGAATTCGATCAACGTCTCCGCCGACCCGGCCATGAACGGACACCCGCCGTCGAGGCTGTTGGGCCGGTAGGGCGCCACACCGGAATGCACGGCCGTCTGATGCATGCCGTCGCGCAGCATGTCGTTGACCGGGGCGTGCGGCCGATTGATCGGCAGCTGCGCGAAATTCGGCCCGCCCAGCCGGCTGATCTGGGTGTCGAGGTAGGAGAACAGGCGACCCTGCAGCAGCGGATCGTTGGTGACATCGATGCCGCGCACCAGATGCCCGGGGTGGAAGGCGACCTGTTCGGTCTGGCTGAAGTAGTTGGTGGGGTTGGCATTGAGCGTCATCGTGCCGATGATCTGCACCGGCGCCAGCTCCTCGGGCACCAGTTTGGTGGGGTCGAGCAGGTCGATGCCCTCGAACATCTGCTCGTCGTTGTCCGGGAACACCTGCACGCCCAGATCCCACTGAGGGAACGCCCCGGACTCGATGGCGTCGGCCAGATCGCGCCGATGCATGTCCGGGTCGATGCCGGCCGCGATCTGCGCTTCCTCCCACAGCAGCGAGTGCACGCCGAGCTTCGGCTTCCAATGGAATTTCACCAGCACCGCGTCTCCCTTGTCGTTGATCAGGCGGAAGGTGTGGACGCCGAAGCCCTCCATCATCCGATACGAGCGCGGAATGCCCCGGTCGGACATGTTCCACAGGGTGTGGGCGGTCGCCTCGGTGTGCAGGGTGACGAAATCCCAGAAGGTGTCGTGCGCGCTCTGCGCCTGCGGGATCTCGCGGTCGGGATGCGGTTTGGCGGCGTGCACGACATCGGGGAACTTGATGCCGTCCTGAATGAAGAAGACCGGAATGTTATTGCCCACCAGGTCGAATACACCGTCGTCGGTGTAGAACTTGGTGGCGAAGCCGCGAGTGTCGCGCACGGTGTCGGCCGAGCCGCGTGAGCCCAGCACCGTGGAGAAGCGCACGAAGACCGGGGTTTCCTTGCCCTTCTCGAACAGTGAAGCGCAGCAGATCTTCTGGGCGGCGCCGTTGCCGACGAAGACGCCGTGCGCGGCCGCGCCGCGGGCGTGCACCACGCGCTCGGGAATGCGCTCGTGGTCGAAGTGGGTGATCTTCTCGCGCAGGTGATGGTCCTGCAGCAGCACCGGCCCGCGCGGACCCGCCTTGAGCGAATGATCGGTATCGCTGGGCCGCGCGCCCTGCGCGGTGGTCAGGTAGGCGCCCTGCTGCGCGACCGCGTCCTGCGGCGTGTCGGTGGGGGCGCCGGTGGGTGTGCCCGTGGCCGGTCCCGTCTGATCCGATTTCGGTGGCAGGGGCTCGTGCGGCTTGGTCGGTTCTTGCTCCGTCGCGGGCGCGCTGGCGGGCGCACCGGGGACGGCGGGTTGGGACTTCGCGCGTGCGGCCATCGAGTACCTCCTTTGAAACGGGCCTTGGCAGACAGCTGGCGAATGCCCGCCCCTACCGGTCGCAAACGTCGGACGGCGCATTCCACCCGCGACCGCCGCGGTGATCTCGATCCCACGGCGTTAGCCAGCCGCTCGCTGGGGTAGAGCGCCAGCAGCGGATCGCTGCGGACGCTCGGAAGGAGGCCGCCGGTATGCCCGGTTCTCGGACCGCAGCTCGGTTCGACTCGTTCGATCCACGCCCGGCCACACTGGTGTCTCCGCGGCCCATCCGGGTGGCGTCGGTGCCCGCCTCGCACGTGTACGTGCGGCACCTGTCGGCCGTGGACGGTTCGGACGAGGTGCACCGCCTGCCCGATCCGCCCCCCGCCGACGGCCGCACCGTGCCCGGCGGCTGGTGGCCGCCGCTGATGCTGGATCCCGGGTGGATTCGCGCCCACCACCACGAATTCGATGTCTTCCATGTGCATTTCGGCTTCGACGCGGTGCCGCCCGAGACGCTCGGTCAGGTGATCCACGAGCTGCGCGCCCACCGCAAGCCGCTCGTCTACACCGTCCACGACCTGCGCAACCCCCATCATCCCGAACCCGGCGCGCACGAGCGGAACCTGCGGATGCTGATCCCCGCCGCGGACGCGCTGGTCACCTTGACCCCGGGCGCGGCCGCGCGAATCCAGCAGCGTTACGGCCGCCGCGCCGAGGTCCTGCCGCATCCGCACGTGGTGGAGCGCGAACTGCTGGAGGCCCGGCGACCGGAGTCCGACCAGATGGTCATCGGCACGCACGTGAAGAGTCTGCGCGCCAATATGGATCCCCTGCCCGTGCTCGAAACCCTGGCGCGCACGGTGACCCGGCTGCCCGACGCGGTGCTGCGCATCGACATGCACGACGAACTCTTCGAACGTGGCAACCACTGGTACAACCCGCGAATGGGCCGGGCGATCCTGGATCTGGGCCGCAAACCACGGGTGCAGGTGCGCATTCACCCGTACTTCACCGATGACGAACTGTGGCAGTATCTTTCGTCGCTGACGGTGTCGGTGCTGCCCTACCGTTTCGGCACGCATTCGGGCTGGCTGGAAGCCTGTCACGACCTGGGCACTGCGGTCGCCGCCCCGAGCTGCGGTTTCTACCATCAGCAACGCGCCTGCGCCACTTACGATTTCGACGAGCGGCACTTCCGTCCCGTCTCACTGCACGAGGCGATGGTGGAGCTGTCTCGTACCCGCGCGCCGCGCGCGAGCTGGGCCGGCCGCCGCGCCGAACGCGACCGGCTGGCGCGGGCGCACCGCCGCCTCTACGAACGGGTCCTGCACCGATGAGCCGGTCGGGCCGCAGTCTGCGCATCGCGATGGTGGCCTCGAATCGGTATCCCATCGCGCAGCCGTTCGCGGGCGGACTGGAATCGTATGTGTGGCAGCTGGCCCGGGCGCTGGGCCGCCGCGGCCATCGGGTCACCCTCTTCGCCGGGACGGGTTCGGATCCGGTGCTGGACGCGGGCGAACTGCCGGTGCGTCCCATCCCGCCCAGCCGCGCCGCCACCGAGGACGTGTCCATGCCGGCGCGGGCGTTCCTCGACGACCATCACGCCTACCTGGACGTCATGATGACGCTGATCGCCGACGCCGCAACAGAATTCGACGTCATCCACAATCACAGCCTGCACTATCTGCCGATCGCCATGGCGCCCAGCCTGCCGGTGCCGATGCTGACCACCCTGCACACCCCGCCCACCCCGTGGCTGGAATCGGCGATCACCGTC
This sequence is a window from Nocardia yunnanensis. Protein-coding genes within it:
- the dxs gene encoding 1-deoxy-D-xylulose-5-phosphate synthase, which produces MGVLSRVDTPEDLRRLSVPELHELAEEIREFLVRKVAVTGGHLGPNLGVVELTIALHRVFDSPVDPIIFDTGHQAYVHKILTGRKDGFDGLRKEDGLSGYPCRAESPHDWVESSHASASLSYADGLAKAFALTRQKRHVVAVVGDGALTGGMCWEALNNIAAGPDRSVIVVVNDNGRSYAPTIGGLAERLAGLRTQPAYEHALDATKRIVQSIPRVGDSAYSMLHAIKTGIKDAVAPQELFSDLGLKYVGPVDGHDPVQLEAALRRAKDFGGPVIVHAVTQKGRGYKPAEEHLADQMHAINQIDPETGVPLGGSSGITWTSVFSQELIAQAEQRDDIVALTAAMPGPTGLTPFGERFPERMFDVGIAEQHAMTSAAGLALGGLHPVVAIYSTFLNRAFDQLLMDVALLKLPVTLVLDRAGITGDDGASHNGMWDLSLLGIVPGIRVAAPRDAATLREELGEALHVSDGPTAIRFPKGAAVEEIPAVERFEGVDVLRLPADSGSASYSVHADVLLIAVGAFAELALKVADLLAAEGVSATVVDPRWVLPVSDAVVKMAENHRLVVTLEDSGLHGGIGSTVSARLRSAGVDVPTRDLGVPQHFLDHAARAKIHQDLGLTPGEVAQRVHVWLGASDTTNQEISEAMAPAAE
- a CDS encoding enoyl-CoA hydratase, with protein sequence MSFVLVEKPRPQIALVTLNRPERMNAMAFDVMVPLRETLEEVAADNEVRVVVLTGAGHGFCSGADLQHAGKVPGVEGLTRTSIARRSMTLLDNVMLTIKRMHQPVISAVNGAAIGGGFCLAMGTDIRIASHDAYFRAAGINNGLTSAELGISYTLPRAIGSTRAFEIMLTGRDVDAAEAERIGIVSRLVPADKLLEAAYDTADQIIRWSRVGGELTKRLLWNGLEANSFESHMQNEGLAQLYVRLTTDNFDEAIRARRDRRPPEFLD
- a CDS encoding ribonuclease D; translated protein: MSVPDEPEATAAVPLLAPVDGVPPVLDTAAEVAAAARLLAAGTGPLAVDAERASGFRYSNRAYLIQLRRAGAGSFLIDPIPVDGDLEPLAEAINGLEWVLHSADQDLPGLAELGLYPARLFDTELGGRLAGYERVGLAAMVEKLLGRELKKGHGAADWSTRPLPDDWLNYAALDVELLLELRDAVAADLAEQGKSEWAAQEFEHVRTAEPSGPKADRWRRTSGIHALRRTRQLAIVRELWTTRDRLARLRDVAPARILPDSAIVAAATSEPKSIAQLRALPIFGGPRQRRYSREWLGAVERARALPDSELPPLTQPFEGPPPVNRWERRDPAAAARLQRARAAMTDLSTEVAIPVENLLTPDLLRRMCWDGLPKSATNGDAPALIDDFLAAGGARPWQRELAVPRLAEALYPEP
- a CDS encoding DUF3000 domain-containing protein; translated protein: MTPLDFRDGAAPTPEPEEPARFRAAVEAMGTASVHPRIELAPIRPPQRLAPYSYALGAEVTRADTTVVPVDSDGDAFGRLILLHDPAGQEAWHGVFRLVAYIQADIDSALAADPLLPEVAWSWLVDALESRTPFTALGGTVTATSSVRYGDIAGPPRAHQLELRASWTVGDTAMRPHVEAFCEVLAYAAGLPPAGVTRLDVRRDENTD
- the hemE gene encoding uroporphyrinogen decarboxylase, translating into MSTHTRRLLTDAPFLAAATGGVPHRRPVWFMRQAGRSLPEYRELRAGIGMLESCFDPELVCEITMQPIRRHGVDAAILFSDIVVPLKAAGIDLDIVAGVGPVVANPVRTVADVRALPRLRAEEVGAVTAGVKLLLDALGDTPLIGFAGAPFTLASYLVEGGPSKNHERTKAMMFADPETWHQLLGVLTDITIEFLRAQIAAGVDAVQLFDSWAGALTLAQYREYVLPHSERVFTEIADAGIPRIHFGVGTGELLGAMGEAGADVVGVDWRIPLPEAARRVGPGKALQGNLDPAVLFAGPAAVESEVRRIAREADEAITLGATGHIFNLGHGVLPNTDPGVITDTVALIHSLPTPL
- a CDS encoding protoporphyrinogen oxidase, which produces MRVAVVGGGISGLVAAYRLRRALGETAELILVERRDRVGGILRTVEIEGEPVDLGAEAFVGRRPEIPELMRELGIEEQLVHPAGKRPLVWSEGFGHRLPERTLMGIPAAAESVAGLVDAATLAMIEAEPNRPLTWVAGGDMSVGELVRDRFGEKVVRRSVDPLLGGVYAGLADSIGVRAALPTLAAALDRGAASLTRAVSEALPPPSTTPVFGGLRDGYGVLLDALRAAADVKSEIGTAATRLARTATGWRLDPVGEVDAVILATPAPVTAELLRAVAPEAADLAAGIDLASSAVVALALPADTALPDNSGILVATGEPLRAKAFTLSSRKWPHLAARDVALVRASFGRFGDPAPLSWSDDELIAAAVEDLSTVTGLDIRPLHAVVQRWPGGLPQYAPGHTARIADLRSATADLPGLALAGSYLDGVGVPACAATGTKAAAALTAQLG